The Haloterrigena turkmenica DSM 5511 genome includes the window CAACAGATCGCGGGCGCTGATAAATCCCTCCACGCGGCGCCGCTCGCAGACGGGAAAGCCGCTGTGCTCGTCGCTCTCGGCGATCCGCGTGGCGACGTCGCCGACGGTTTCGTCGGGAGCGACCGTCGCGACGTCGCGCGTCATGTACTCCTTGACCTTCGGCTTGCTCCGGTCCGACAGGACCTCCATAGGCGGGTCAACGGGCCCCGCGCGCAAAAACGTGTCTTCCGCGACCGCTCGGACCCCGTCGCGGAGCGCGGGTCTCGAGACGACACCCTACACCGACTCCCCGCTCTCGTCGGCCGCCGTTCGGTCCCCCGAGGGAGCCTCGGACTCGTCGTCGACCGAGAACAGCCGCTCGCTGGTCTGGGTGTACGCCCCGACGGACGTTCCCGGCCCGGCGTCGATCGCCTCGAGGAACCGATTCGTGATGACCTCCTCGACGACGCTGACGATCGATTCGACCTCGTCGGCGTCGTCGACGTTGCCGAGGATACCGAGCTCGAGCTGGGCGCCGGCCATATCGGCGTGGCCGCCGGCGCTGCCGATCCGATCGAACGCGTCCCGGACCGTCTCGCCCAAGTCGACGTCGGCCGCCCGCGAGCGCGCGGAGACGAAGACCATCTCGTCGCGAAAGCCGAAGACGAGCGTCGTTTCGATGCCCTCCATCGACAGCAGCTGCTCGGCCGCCTGGGGGAGGGCGTCGCGGTTAGTGATCTCGCCGACGCTCGCGACGGCCACCGAATCTCGCTGGATGCGGTTCTTGATCGCCCGGGCGATCGTCTCTAAGGTCTCTCCTTCGACCGTCGGCTGCTCGATCTGCTCGAGCATCGACGTGTCGGCGTGGGGCCACAGCACCGAGGCGGCGTTGAAATCCGCCGGGGAGACCTCGCGGGTGAAGTCGTTCGTATCGATCCGGATCCCGTACAGCAACGCGGTCGCCGTCGGTCGCCGCGGGTGGAGGCTGAACCGGTCGAGATACTCCGTCAACACCGTGCTGGTCGCCCCGGCCCCCTCGCGGAGGTCGACGAACTCGCCGGGTACCGGACCGCGGGGCGGGTGGTGGTCGATGACGATGTCGATGTGGAGCTCCTCGGGTAGCTGGTCGTTGACGCCGGGCCGAGAGTGATCGACCAGCGCGAAGGCCGCATACTCCTCGAGCGACTCCTCCGGCGAGAGGTTCCGCAGGTCGAGATCGAGCAGGTTGACCATCGCGCGGTTCTCCTGGTGGGAGATCTGGCCGAAGTAGCAGGCGTCGGCGTCGACGCCAAGCTCGGCGGCGATATCGACCAGCGCGACGGCGCTGGCGATCGCGTCCGGATCGGGGTTGTCGTGCATCACCACCGCCAGCCGGCCGTCGATTTCCGCCAGCTGTTTCCGAAGTCCGATCGCGGCGCCGGCCGAGAAACTCACGGTCCCCTCGAGGATGTGGTCGACCATCGACTGCCGGGCGTCGACCACGCAATCCGCGAGTTCGTCGAACCGCATTCGATCCGCCTCGGTCGCGTTCCCGCCCATGTAGGCGACGATCGAACTCGTCGGAAACCGCTCTCGAGCCTGGACGAGCGCGAGCCGGTTCCGGTCGGTCCGATCGCCGGCGACGAAGATCACGTCCGGCGTCTCGAGATTCGCGATCACGGACGGATCGGTCGGATCGGCCCGCCGCGCCGGGAGGCTCTCGTCGCGAAGCGTTTCGACGACGCTCTCGTCGTCGGTGACGACGAGCAGGCGATCGCCGGTGCGTGCGTCGCGCTCGGGGAACCGTTCGACGACCTGTCGGCCGACCGTTCCACAGCCGAGCACGAGCCGGAAAACCATGTATCGCAGTTGCGATTCCGAGCGGGAAAAGCTACCGGGTCGCCGGTGACGGCCCGGCGATCAGTTGATCAGGGCCTCCGCGGCGCCGGTGGCGGCCTCGACGACCGGTCCGAAGCCGGGGAGGATGACGATCGTCATCACGGCGGCGACGACGATCGCCGCGTAGAGCCCCGTCGGCTGTCCGAGCCGATCGCGCGTCGCCGGCGGATCCTCGATCCACAGCGCCTTGACCAGCCGCGAGTAGTAGTACAGCGAGAGCGCGCTGTTGACTACCAGCGCGGCGGCCACGGCCAGCATCGCCGTGTTCGCCGTCGCCGCCTCGAGGGCGCCGGTGAAGAGGAAGTACTTGCTGAAGAAGCCGCCGAAGGGCGGGATCCCCGCGAGGCTAAAGAGGAAGACGGCCATCGCGCCGCAGGCGACCGGCGCCTGCGTCGAGAGGCCGTTGTAGTCCTCGAAGGTGCGGCCGACGCCCCAGTGTTCGGCCAGGGCCACGAACAGGAACGCGCCCGTGTTCATGAAGCCGTAGACCAGCAGGTGCATCAGCGCCGCGCCCATGACGAGCTCGCCGCCGTCGGCCGACAGGCCGGCCAGCCCGATCAGGGCGTAGCCGGCGTGGCCGATCGACGAGTAGGCGAGCATCCGCTTGACGTTCTCCTGGGTCGCCGCCGCGAAGTTCCCGAGCGTCATGGTGACGATCGCGAGCACGACGAAGGCGACCGTCCAGTCGAAGCCGATCACGGCACCGATCTCCTCGAGCGGGAAGGCCACGTTGAACACGCGGAACGCGATCACGAAGCCGGCGGCCTTCGAGGCCGAGGAGAGGAACGCGCTGATCGGCGCGGGCGCGCCCTCGTAGGCCTCGGGCGCCCAGAAGTGGAACGGCACGCTGGCGGTCTTGAACGCGATCCCGCCGAGCAGCATGAGGATGCCCAGTCCGAGCAGGCCGCCGAAGCCGTCGGCGCCGCCGTCGGCGATGACCTCCGCGATGCTGTCCAGCTGGAGGACGCCGGTCGCGCCGTAGACCAGCGAGATCCCGTAGACGAAGATCGCCGAGGAGAGCGCGCCGATCAGGAAGTACTTCAGCCCGGCCTCGACGCTGCCGCGGTTGTCCTTCAAGATCGCCACGAGGGCGTACGACGGCAGGCTCGTCAGCTCGAGGGCGATGAAGATCGTCACGAGGCTGTTGGCGGCCGCGACGGTCGCCATCCCGGTCGCCGCGAGGATGACCAGCGAGTAGTACTCGGCCTGGTAGGTGTGGCCGGCCAGGTAGTCGTAGCTGGCGACGACGATCAGCGCCGTCACGATGGCGACGACGATCATGAAGTACAGCGCCAGCTGGTCGACGACGAACTGGCCGTCGAAGATCTCGATGACGCCTTCGCCGCCGTCGATGGTCGGCGTGCCGACGCCGGCGGCACTGAACCAGACGGCGACGCCCAGCGAGGCCAGCGCGCCGACGGCGGCGGTGCCGGCCAGCAGCGTTCGGTCGGTCGACCGCGGCGAGATGCTGTCTATGAGGAACAACACCAGCCCGGTCAGCGCCAGGATCAACGCCGGGGCCAGCGCGGCCCACTCGGGGAGTTGATAGATCGCCACTACAGGTCACCTCCGTTCAGGATCGGATCGACTGCGTCGGTTATCATATCGAATATCAGTTCGGGGGCCACGCCGAGGGCGATGATGAGCGCGAGCAACACGAACATCGGCGCGATGTCGTGCAGCGGCGCGCGGCCCACGTCGTAGTCGGTTTCCAGGTGATACGGGCCGAAGACGGTCCGCTGGAGCGCGAAGAGCAGGTAGCCAGCGACGATGACGATGCCGAACATCGCCAGCGCCGTAAACAGCGGCGCGTACGCGAAGTCGGCCTGGAAGGCGCCGAAGAAGATGGTGAACTCGCCGTGGAAGCCGCTCATGAGCGGGAGTCCCATGTAACCGAAGGCGCCGGCGACGAGGATGCCGACGGCGATCGGCATCCGGTCGGCCAGCCCGGACATCTCCTCGACGCTACGGGTGTGCGTGACGTTGTAGATGACGCCAACTGACATGAACATCAGGCCGGAGATCAGCCCGTGGGAGACCATCTGGAACGTCGCCCCGCCGACTCCGAACTGGGTGTAGGCGATCAGTCCGAGGATCACGTACCCCATCGAGGAAACCGAGGAGTAGGCGACGATTCGTTTTAGGTCCGTCTGGGCCAGCGCCAGCATCGCGCCGTAGATGACGCTGATAACCGCGATGGCCGCGATCGGCACGGCGTAGGTCGCGACCTGCTCCGGGAACATCGTGAAGTTGAACCGCAGCAGGGCGTAGGTCCCCATCTTCAGGAGCACGCCCGCGAGCAGCACGGAGGCGGGCGTCGGGGCCTGCACGTGGGCGTCGGGCAGCCACGTGTGGAACGGGACCACCGGCACCTTCACGGCGAACCCGAGGAACATCGCGATGAACACGAGCGCCGTGAACGTCCCCGGATCGATGCCGAAGACGCTCGACTGGACGCCGCCGCCGTTGACCATCGCGTCGGCGATATCTGGAAGGGCGAAGCTCGTCGCGGCGTCGCCGAGGCCGAAGACGAGCGCGATGAACGACCCGAACATCACCAGCGACGCCACGTTCGTGTAGACGAAGAACTTGATCGCGGCGTACTTCCGGTCCGGACCGCCCCAGACCCCGATCAGCAGGTACATCGGGATCAGGACCGCCTCCCAGAAGATGAACCAGACAAAGAAGTCCAGCGCCGAGAAGACGCCGATCAGGTTCGCCTCGATGAACAGCACGAGCCCGTAGAACTGGGACTCGCGGCTGTCGATCGGTGTCCACGAGCTCAGGATCGCCAGCGTGCAGAGGATCGTCGTCATCACCACGAGCGGCAGGCTGATGCCGTCGAGGCCGACGAACCACTCGATCGAGTAGTCGCCGAACTGGATCCACTCGAGGTGAGACTCGAAGGCCAGTTCGCCGTCGAGTAAGGCGTTACCGCTGCCGTCGAAGGCGGTGAACATCCACAGGCTGAGCGCGGCCGGCACGAGGCTGATAGCGAAGGCCAGTTTGCCGGCGACGCGATTCGGCGCGACGAACGTGACGAGCGCGCCGATCAGTGCGACCGCGATCAGTGCTTCGATCATCATCAGAACCACCCTCCGTAGAGTCCGAGACCGAGGAGCAACGCGATGAACCCGGCCACGAGTAGTGCCGCGTAGTTCGTCACGAGCCCCGTTTGGATGCGTTTCACCCAGCTACTGCCGAACAGGCTGGCGCTCGAGACGCCGTCGACGGCGCCGTCGATAACCGATCGGTCGAACAGATCGGCCGTCCGGGCCAGCGGCAGCGTGAGGCCCTCGGCGAGCCAGACCTGGTACTCGTCCTGGTAGTAGTTGTGCCGCAGGACGGTGTAGGCGCCGCCGAGTTTCGTCGCGTGTCGCTTCGGTTCGGGGACGTTGTACAGCGTGTGCGCCGTGAACGCACCGGCCAGCGCCAGTCCCAGCGAGAGGCCGGCGCTGAGCAGCATCGTCGTCGTCTCGGAGCCGATGTACCCCTCTTCGAAGGCCACCATCTCGTGGTAGTGGTGGTAGGTCAGTCCCTCGACGTAGCCGTACTCGCCGTCGAGCCAGTACTCGAGGAACGTGATGTCAGTCCCGGCGAGTTTGGCGATCGGCGCGAGATTGACGAAGCCGGCCAGCGCCGCGAGGAGGCCGAGCACGACCAGCGGCGCCTTGATCGACCAGCCGACGCCGTGTGGGTTCTCGGCCGTCTCGGAGCGGGGTTCGCCGTGGAAGGTCAGGAAGACCATCCGGAAGGTGTAAAAGCCGGTGAAGAAGACGCCGAGCAGTCCCATCGCGTAGGCCGCGAGGATGACGGGCTCCTCTAAGCCGACGATCAGCGCGTCGAACAGCACCTCGTCTTTCGACCAGAAGCCGGAGAACGGGACGATTCCCGCGAGCGCGAGCGCGCCCGCGAGGAACGTGTAGTAGGTGACCGGCGCCTTGTCCTTCAGGCCGCCCATCTTCCACATGTCCTGTTCGTGGTGCATGAGGACGATGACGGCACCGGAGCCGAGGAACAGCAGCGCCTTGAAGAAGGCGTGGTTCATGAGGTGGAAGACTCCGGCGACGTAGCCGCCGACGCCCATCCCCAGCATCATGTAGCCGTACTGGCTGATCGTCGAGTACGCCAGCACCTGCTTGATGTCGTCTTTGACGACGCCCATCGTCGCGGCGAATAAGGCGGTGAAGCCGCCAACGAAGGCGATGATTGCCAGCGCGGTCGGCGAGAGCGCGTAGTAGCCGAACATCCGCGCCACGAGATAGACGCCGGCCGCGACCATCGTCGCCGCGTGAATGAGCGCGGAGACGGTGGTCGGGCCTTCCATCGCGTCGGGCAGCCACGTGTGCAGCGGGAACTGTGCGGACTTGCCGATTACCCCGCCGAGCACGAGCAGTCCGGTGATCGTCACCCACGTCTGGGCGTCGAAACCGAACAGCGTTGTTCCGTCCTCGATGGCCGTCTCGGCGGCGACGACGAACGACTCCTCGCCGGCGAAGGCGACCGTCCCGAACGTCGACGCGATGGCGACGACGCCGATCAGGAAGAAGTAGTCGCCGAAGCGGGTGACGAGGAACGCCTTCTTCGCGGCCGAGGGGGCCGACTTCGTCCGGAACCAGAACCCGATCAGCAGGTACGAACAGAGGCCGACGAGTTCGAAGAACATGAACGCCATCAGCAGGTTGTCCGCGTAGACGAACGCGAGCATGCTGAACGTGAAGAGCCCGAGGCTGGCGTAGTACCGCGGAAGCCCGGTCTCTCCCTCGTCGTTCATGTATCCGAGGCTGAAGACGTGAACGAGGAAGGCGACCAGCGAGACGATGATCAACATCAGCGCCGACAGCGGATCGATCAGCAGGCCGAAGGAGAAGGCGATCTCCTCGGCGCCGACCTCGGTCGTGACCGCGCCGGCCGACCACTCGTAGAGCGTCTCGTGATACGTTTCGCCGCTCGCGACCGTCGCGAACATCCACAGCGAGAACAGCAGCGAGGCTGCCGTCGCGAAGATACCCGGAATCGCGCCCTTCTTCGGCAGCTGTCGGCCGAAGACGAGCGAGATGACGAACGCCGCGAGCGGGAACAGTGCGATCGCCGGAGCGTAACTGAATGGGCCTGCACCAGTTCCTACCATCTTACCACCTCATCGTCGTTGGAACCGTGACATCGACGTCACGGAAGTTGCGATACAACACCAGGATGATCCCGAGTCCGACGGCGACCTCCGCGGCGGCGAGCGCCATGGTAAACAGCGCGAACACCTGTCCGGTGAGGTTGCCGTGGTAGAACGCGAACGCGATCAAATTGATGTTCGCCGCGTTCAGCATGAGTTCGACGGACATCAGGAACAGCAGTGCGTTCCGACGCGTCAGGACTCCCATGAGGCCGATACAGAAGACGGCCATCGACAGCAGGACGTAGTACTCGACGGCGACCGTCACCGACGGTCACCTCCGTTCGAGTCCGCGTCGGCGTCGGTCTCGGATCGGCCGCCGTCGGTCGCCGTCGGCTCCGAGGGGCCGAAGCCGCTCGAGTCGGTCGCCGGACGGGCGCCGGTGCCGGCGTCGTCGGGCCCTGTACTCGAGAGCGGCGAGACGGGTTCGCCCGCCTCCTCGCGTTTCGCGAGGACCAGCGAGGCGTCCAGCGCCGCGTCGAGGGCGACCGCGATCAGCAGGAAGGCCGCGAGGAACGGCTCGGTTCCCACCACGCCCGCGTCCTGCTGGAGCGCCTCGAGGTCGAACAGCGCGTAGCCGATAGCGGCGGTGATCGATTCGACTTCGAAGCCGCCGTCGGCCATCGACTCGAACGGCGTGTTGAGGACGATCAGCGCCATCAGCGCGAACAGCCCGACGGCCAGCAGCCCGGGGACGAGCGTCTTCCCGAGTCGGAGCTTCGGTCGGTTCGTCATGTCCGCACCACCTCCTCGGAGTCGGACGTCGTGTCCTCGCGCTGGGTGAGCATCACGGCGAACGTGATGAGGACCAGCACCCCGCCGACGTAGACGAGGATCTGCATCATCGCGACGAACTCGGCGGCGAGCATCACGAAGTGGACCGCGATGCTCATCAGCGCGACACCGAGCATGAGCGCCGCGTGCCAGGGCTCCTCGAGGAGGACCACGCCCAGCGCGCTAAGCAGCGTCACGAGCGCGAAGGCCGCAAATGCGATCGTTTCGAGCATGGTTACTGGTAGTCGACCTCCCCTTCGCCCTCGCCGATCCACGCGCCCCGGTCGGGTTCGCGCGACTCGAGCGGGTCAATATCCTTATACCACGGTACCGCTTTCAGCTGCTCCTTGTTGTAGACGAAGTCGTGTTTCGTGTCCGCCGTGAACTCGAAGTTCTGGGTCAGCAGGATGGCGTCGACGGGACAGACCTCCTCGCAGAGCCGGCAGTAGACGCACTGCCCGATGTGGAGGTTGTACTGTTCGCCCTGTCGCTGGTCGTTCGTCACGATCTGGATCGTGTCGTTCGGACAGACGTTCTCACACTGCCGACACCAGATACACCGCTCCTGGCTGAACTTGTGGACGCCCCGAAAGCGCGGGGAGACGTCCGGTGCTGTCTCGGGATACTCGACCGTGAAGGTCGA containing:
- a CDS encoding NADH-quinone oxidoreductase subunit J, giving the protein MTNRPKLRLGKTLVPGLLAVGLFALMALIVLNTPFESMADGGFEVESITAAIGYALFDLEALQQDAGVVGTEPFLAAFLLIAVALDAALDASLVLAKREEAGEPVSPLSSTGPDDAGTGARPATDSSGFGPSEPTATDGGRSETDADADSNGGDRR
- a CDS encoding complex I subunit 4 family protein codes for the protein MMIEALIAVALIGALVTFVAPNRVAGKLAFAISLVPAALSLWMFTAFDGSGNALLDGELAFESHLEWIQFGDYSIEWFVGLDGISLPLVVMTTILCTLAILSSWTPIDSRESQFYGLVLFIEANLIGVFSALDFFVWFIFWEAVLIPMYLLIGVWGGPDRKYAAIKFFVYTNVASLVMFGSFIALVFGLGDAATSFALPDIADAMVNGGGVQSSVFGIDPGTFTALVFIAMFLGFAVKVPVVPFHTWLPDAHVQAPTPASVLLAGVLLKMGTYALLRFNFTMFPEQVATYAVPIAAIAVISVIYGAMLALAQTDLKRIVAYSSVSSMGYVILGLIAYTQFGVGGATFQMVSHGLISGLMFMSVGVIYNVTHTRSVEEMSGLADRMPIAVGILVAGAFGYMGLPLMSGFHGEFTIFFGAFQADFAYAPLFTALAMFGIVIVAGYLLFALQRTVFGPYHLETDYDVGRAPLHDIAPMFVLLALIIALGVAPELIFDMITDAVDPILNGGDL
- the nuoL gene encoding NADH-quinone oxidoreductase subunit L translates to MVGTGAGPFSYAPAIALFPLAAFVISLVFGRQLPKKGAIPGIFATAASLLFSLWMFATVASGETYHETLYEWSAGAVTTEVGAEEIAFSFGLLIDPLSALMLIIVSLVAFLVHVFSLGYMNDEGETGLPRYYASLGLFTFSMLAFVYADNLLMAFMFFELVGLCSYLLIGFWFRTKSAPSAAKKAFLVTRFGDYFFLIGVVAIASTFGTVAFAGEESFVVAAETAIEDGTTLFGFDAQTWVTITGLLVLGGVIGKSAQFPLHTWLPDAMEGPTTVSALIHAATMVAAGVYLVARMFGYYALSPTALAIIAFVGGFTALFAATMGVVKDDIKQVLAYSTISQYGYMMLGMGVGGYVAGVFHLMNHAFFKALLFLGSGAVIVLMHHEQDMWKMGGLKDKAPVTYYTFLAGALALAGIVPFSGFWSKDEVLFDALIVGLEEPVILAAYAMGLLGVFFTGFYTFRMVFLTFHGEPRSETAENPHGVGWSIKAPLVVLGLLAALAGFVNLAPIAKLAGTDITFLEYWLDGEYGYVEGLTYHHYHEMVAFEEGYIGSETTTMLLSAGLSLGLALAGAFTAHTLYNVPEPKRHATKLGGAYTVLRHNYYQDEYQVWLAEGLTLPLARTADLFDRSVIDGAVDGVSSASLFGSSWVKRIQTGLVTNYAALLVAGFIALLLGLGLYGGWF
- a CDS encoding NADH-quinone oxidoreductase subunit N gives rise to the protein MAIYQLPEWAALAPALILALTGLVLFLIDSISPRSTDRTLLAGTAAVGALASLGVAVWFSAAGVGTPTIDGGEGVIEIFDGQFVVDQLALYFMIVVAIVTALIVVASYDYLAGHTYQAEYYSLVILAATGMATVAAANSLVTIFIALELTSLPSYALVAILKDNRGSVEAGLKYFLIGALSSAIFVYGISLVYGATGVLQLDSIAEVIADGGADGFGGLLGLGILMLLGGIAFKTASVPFHFWAPEAYEGAPAPISAFLSSASKAAGFVIAFRVFNVAFPLEEIGAVIGFDWTVAFVVLAIVTMTLGNFAAATQENVKRMLAYSSIGHAGYALIGLAGLSADGGELVMGAALMHLLVYGFMNTGAFLFVALAEHWGVGRTFEDYNGLSTQAPVACGAMAVFLFSLAGIPPFGGFFSKYFLFTGALEAATANTAMLAVAAALVVNSALSLYYYSRLVKALWIEDPPATRDRLGQPTGLYAAIVVAAVMTIVILPGFGPVVEAATGAAEALIN
- a CDS encoding NuoI/complex I 23 kDa subunit family protein — its product is MIGILKSMATTMKHALDGSTFTVEYPETAPDVSPRFRGVHKFSQERCIWCRQCENVCPNDTIQIVTNDQRQGEQYNLHIGQCVYCRLCEEVCPVDAILLTQNFEFTADTKHDFVYNKEQLKAVPWYKDIDPLESREPDRGAWIGEGEGEVDYQ
- a CDS encoding NADH-quinone oxidoreductase subunit J, with the translated sequence MLETIAFAAFALVTLLSALGVVLLEEPWHAALMLGVALMSIAVHFVMLAAEFVAMMQILVYVGGVLVLITFAVMLTQREDTTSDSEEVVRT
- the nuoK gene encoding NADH-quinone oxidoreductase subunit NuoK codes for the protein MTVAVEYYVLLSMAVFCIGLMGVLTRRNALLFLMSVELMLNAANINLIAFAFYHGNLTGQVFALFTMALAAAEVAVGLGIILVLYRNFRDVDVTVPTTMRW
- a CDS encoding DHH family phosphoesterase, yielding MVFRLVLGCGTVGRQVVERFPERDARTGDRLLVVTDDESVVETLRDESLPARRADPTDPSVIANLETPDVIFVAGDRTDRNRLALVQARERFPTSSIVAYMGGNATEADRMRFDELADCVVDARQSMVDHILEGTVSFSAGAAIGLRKQLAEIDGRLAVVMHDNPDPDAIASAVALVDIAAELGVDADACYFGQISHQENRAMVNLLDLDLRNLSPEESLEEYAAFALVDHSRPGVNDQLPEELHIDIVIDHHPPRGPVPGEFVDLREGAGATSTVLTEYLDRFSLHPRRPTATALLYGIRIDTNDFTREVSPADFNAASVLWPHADTSMLEQIEQPTVEGETLETIARAIKNRIQRDSVAVASVGEITNRDALPQAAEQLLSMEGIETTLVFGFRDEMVFVSARSRAADVDLGETVRDAFDRIGSAGGHADMAGAQLELGILGNVDDADEVESIVSVVEEVITNRFLEAIDAGPGTSVGAYTQTSERLFSVDDESEAPSGDRTAADESGESV